A window of Necator americanus strain Aroian chromosome Unknown Necator_2022.05.29.01.11, whole genome shotgun sequence genomic DNA:
GCCAGAATCGTCCAGTGgctcctcctttcgcgtgggacacgaaaaacatcagaattttctttcaaggacttcgtgaagaaatctgaccatcggctCGGCAGTCTtactgtagtgcgcttaatatcgcggggaacccaatCATCCTTCATTCAGTCAACCTTCattcccatgtcgtcccattccagcttGTCGGACTCCCCtgttcacgtcaatgatgatatttttgaagaatggcgaaattttggtcgtgaagctactgtacaactctcgaagtacctttatatactgagtagggacgccttggttgtccaagacTTCcaatgaccgcttccgtctcaactgagtctgAGTTGAGTCTCAACTGACCCccctttaagtcgatgaaggggAGAAAGAGCGGCGTCTTGTactacctcgatgagtttcgaagcaGTGTGCATCTGGTCAATCGTGCtaaatccttttcaaaacccagcttgctcgcatggctgtccttcatccaacactttttcaatcctactaaagatcactcttgtaaagagcttgtagataagggacagtaagcagattgcgcgatagttgccgatgtcatgtggatctccctttttatacaacaacacggtcttgctgctCTTCCACTATTTAGGGActttgcattccgacaggtaacgcgTAAAGAGCCTTGCCAGGGTgctgatgagtactggcggaaggttcttcaggtgttccgATCTTAtgctgtcgggaccgggtgctgTACGATtccttaccgacatgatagcatgtcgtacttcgggTGGAACCTCGTGAAtaacatgtccgtcttccctcacaTTGTGAGGAGGCAATTGGGCATaactgtcgaagagatcagagtagaagtcgtgaatgatTTTTTGCATCCCCTCTCAATGCTATGGTTGTTAAATTTGGTTTCCGAAAAGCACTGAACCTCGTCTTGCGATTGGGAAAGTTTCGAGGGGCGTAGcgtatgtttttttccttctacagCTTCAGCTAGAACTTCTGCTCTTTCCTCTCTGAGGTATTCCcgtatcgcctctctgcaaaccCTTGCGAGCTGGAGACGTGAGTCCTTGGTTGCCTGCGCCTCGTGCTGCACCACGCtagctcaagagtttcgagagacaggcgtctcctGGGGGT
This region includes:
- a CDS encoding uncharacterized protein (NECATOR_2022.05.29.01.11.G118.T1), which encodes MQKIIHDFYSDLFDSYAQLPPHNVREDGHVIHEVPPEVRHAIMSVRNRTAPGPDSIRSEHLKNLPPVLISTLARLFTRYLSECKVPK